The proteins below come from a single Gimesia alba genomic window:
- a CDS encoding COG1361 family protein, with the protein MLLLLTLAVTACSALAPGSRSSWKLTDPPPLNPQNQSLQKPTETQPPQSKPRETQRIAPETIPQRQPATSQPQEDLFAVPESTDRKQPPQPQDLPEEIKPQPRLNVPDLQSRMQPKSAPKRQSGPMMTAPSASGPLEMSVEVIPKRQLGSGATFYLIIKNVSDRSVRNVLMECEFDAALLFPGRREKKIGQRLGTLQPGESKEISLTLYSDTLGNHCCRFRAIADGQELVWKSVCVEYEKKQMDLSVIGPSARTIGSRAEYIVKLSNVSDDDLKDIQVAISYDPVLIPREASIGSERETGKLKWELDTVRKGEGVQLQVEFECEVAAEHACLRVNVTSPELPNELVSACLKVTPATGVLDVQVRDTKDPIARGEETTYEVSIENRGLQPAKDISLQAKIPRMFRVVSVEAYQGNQKLSVRPQVNQNILTVSPIRELPADAFLRYTILVKAIGSGDEEFIVTISGADTDKLDTSVSEITTVNR; encoded by the coding sequence ATGTTGTTGCTGCTCACCCTGGCAGTCACAGCTTGCTCTGCCCTTGCGCCAGGTTCGCGCTCGTCCTGGAAACTGACTGATCCACCGCCGTTGAATCCCCAGAATCAATCATTACAGAAACCGACAGAGACACAGCCTCCTCAATCAAAGCCGCGTGAAACGCAACGGATCGCTCCAGAAACGATTCCACAAAGACAACCGGCAACATCGCAACCTCAAGAGGACCTGTTTGCTGTCCCGGAATCGACTGATCGGAAACAACCACCACAACCGCAAGATCTGCCCGAAGAAATCAAGCCACAACCACGATTGAATGTACCCGACTTGCAAAGTCGCATGCAGCCAAAGTCGGCTCCGAAGCGCCAGTCCGGCCCAATGATGACCGCACCATCCGCATCCGGTCCATTGGAAATGAGCGTCGAAGTTATTCCCAAACGACAACTGGGCAGTGGTGCCACGTTCTATCTGATCATTAAAAACGTCAGCGATCGATCGGTCAGAAACGTGCTCATGGAATGTGAATTCGATGCGGCACTGCTGTTTCCCGGCAGACGCGAAAAGAAAATCGGACAACGACTGGGAACTCTGCAGCCAGGCGAATCCAAGGAAATTTCACTCACACTCTACAGCGATACGCTCGGCAATCACTGCTGCCGATTCCGTGCGATCGCAGACGGCCAAGAACTGGTCTGGAAATCGGTCTGTGTGGAATATGAAAAGAAACAAATGGACCTGTCCGTCATCGGCCCTTCAGCGCGAACGATTGGCAGCCGCGCCGAGTATATCGTCAAACTGTCAAATGTGTCTGACGATGACTTAAAGGATATCCAGGTCGCCATCTCCTACGATCCCGTATTGATTCCCCGTGAAGCGTCCATCGGTTCGGAACGCGAAACCGGGAAGTTGAAATGGGAACTGGATACCGTCCGCAAAGGGGAAGGAGTTCAACTGCAGGTCGAATTCGAGTGTGAAGTCGCCGCCGAGCATGCCTGTTTAAGAGTGAATGTAACCAGTCCCGAACTTCCCAATGAACTGGTTTCCGCCTGTTTGAAAGTCACGCCGGCCACAGGCGTCCTTGACGTGCAGGTCCGCGATACGAAAGACCCCATCGCCCGCGGCGAAGAGACAACCTATGAAGTCAGTATCGAAAATCGGGGATTGCAGCCTGCGAAAGATATTTCACTGCAGGCGAAAATCCCACGCATGTTCCGCGTCGTTTCTGTCGAAGCCTACCAGGGAAACCAGAAACTCAGCGTCCGCCCCCAGGTGAATCAGAATATTTTAACCGTCTCCCCCATCCGAGAACTGCCGGCAGACGCTTTTCTGCGCTACACGATTCTGGTCAAAGCCATCGGTTCGGGCGATGAAGAATTCATCGTCACAATCTCAGGCGCCGACACGGATAAACTTGATACCAGCGTCAGCGAAATCACCACCGTCAACCGTTGA
- a CDS encoding Gfo/Idh/MocA family protein, with the protein MPENASEQQPSQGRRKFMKQSLATLATSGLVVNPALTSGAFAASTELIKVGLVGCGGRGTGAAAQTLRADPNVELVALADAFGDQLEQSYQNLKKTEVQDRVKVDADHKFVGFDAYQKLIDSGVDLVLLATPPHFRPQHLKACIDANKHVFCEKPVAVDGPGIRSVLKTTKEAKQKNLTIVSGLCWRYETGMQEMVDKIHNGGIGDIISLQSVRFLGGVAKMAKRKPEWSDMEYQMRNWYYHTWLSGDFNTEQFVHELDKQSWVMGEYPVRCYSTGGRQTRIAPEYGHIYDHFSTVYEYANGVKFLATTRHQQGCSSMFVDTVSGTEGTATLMKYQIEGKNPWKGARRRTNMHQLEHNEMYKALRNGDVINNGEYMANSSMMGIIARMSAYTGKTLTWEQAMNSKEDLSPEKYDMSMSLPEPKVAMPGITPFV; encoded by the coding sequence ATGCCCGAAAACGCCTCTGAACAACAGCCGTCTCAAGGCCGTCGCAAATTTATGAAACAATCTCTGGCGACGCTCGCCACTTCCGGGCTCGTTGTGAACCCGGCGTTAACTTCAGGCGCGTTCGCTGCCAGTACGGAATTGATCAAGGTTGGTCTGGTGGGGTGTGGTGGACGGGGAACCGGTGCCGCCGCTCAGACTTTGCGGGCTGATCCCAATGTAGAACTGGTCGCGCTGGCAGACGCGTTTGGTGATCAACTGGAGCAGAGCTATCAGAATCTGAAGAAGACTGAAGTTCAAGACCGTGTGAAGGTTGATGCCGATCATAAATTTGTTGGCTTTGACGCGTATCAGAAGCTGATCGATTCCGGCGTGGATCTGGTGCTGCTGGCAACGCCTCCGCATTTCCGTCCGCAGCATTTAAAGGCCTGTATCGACGCCAACAAACATGTCTTTTGTGAAAAACCGGTTGCCGTGGATGGACCTGGAATTCGTTCCGTTCTGAAAACCACGAAAGAAGCCAAGCAGAAGAACCTGACGATTGTTTCCGGTTTATGCTGGCGGTATGAAACCGGCATGCAGGAAATGGTCGACAAGATTCATAATGGCGGCATCGGCGATATTATCTCGCTGCAAAGTGTGCGTTTCCTGGGTGGCGTTGCCAAAATGGCGAAACGCAAACCGGAATGGTCGGACATGGAATATCAGATGCGTAACTGGTATTACCACACCTGGCTGTCCGGCGATTTCAACACCGAACAGTTCGTGCATGAATTGGATAAACAATCATGGGTAATGGGTGAGTATCCCGTTCGCTGCTACAGTACCGGCGGTCGTCAAACACGCATCGCCCCCGAGTATGGTCATATTTATGATCACTTCAGCACTGTCTACGAATATGCGAATGGCGTCAAGTTTCTGGCGACCACGCGGCATCAGCAGGGCTGCAGTTCGATGTTTGTGGATACCGTTTCCGGAACGGAAGGGACAGCGACTTTGATGAAGTATCAGATCGAAGGCAAAAATCCCTGGAAGGGGGCCCGCCGTCGTACCAATATGCATCAGTTGGAACACAACGAAATGTATAAGGCATTACGCAATGGCGACGTCATTAACAACGGCGAATACATGGCAAATAGCTCGATGATGGGCATCATCGCCCGCATGTCGGCTTATACGGGTAAGACTCTCACCTGGGAACAGGCGATGAATTCAAAAGAAGATCTCTCTCCTGAGAAATACGATATGTCGATGTCTCTACCTGAGCCCAAAGTGGCGATGCCCGGCATTACGCCTTTCGTATAA
- a CDS encoding sugar phosphate isomerase/epimerase family protein: protein MPDQSQRFIDLKDQSTRRTFLKQASASLVAGSLLSPLTVSASRSSNDKPLSKIKKAVKYQMITEKVPVLDKFKMLKDAGFAGTEIHYRTKVDPKEVRKAIDATGVQVHGFLNSSRDELKDSIDQAKYYGGTSVLVVAGRVDQDNPYDVVYQQQQAKLRKNLPYAEKQGIKLLVENVWNNFLLSPLEMARFIDELESPAAGVYFDVGNVVRFGWPDQWIRILGPRIVKLDIKEYSRKKQKDEGLWKGFQVEITEGDCNWPEVRKALQDIGYTQGWATAEVKGGDRQRLQDISERMDRALDLA, encoded by the coding sequence ATGCCGGATCAAAGTCAGAGATTTATCGATTTAAAGGATCAGAGTACGCGCAGGACTTTTCTAAAGCAGGCCTCAGCCTCTCTGGTGGCAGGCAGTCTGCTTTCACCGTTGACAGTGAGTGCATCGAGATCATCGAATGATAAGCCACTTTCCAAAATCAAAAAAGCGGTCAAGTATCAGATGATTACGGAAAAGGTTCCGGTGCTTGATAAATTTAAAATGCTCAAAGACGCGGGCTTCGCAGGCACGGAAATTCATTATCGCACCAAGGTCGATCCGAAAGAAGTTCGTAAAGCCATTGATGCGACGGGAGTGCAGGTGCACGGTTTTTTAAACAGCAGCCGAGATGAGTTAAAAGATTCCATCGATCAGGCAAAATATTATGGCGGCACCAGCGTTCTGGTGGTCGCAGGTCGAGTCGATCAGGACAATCCGTATGATGTCGTCTATCAGCAGCAGCAAGCCAAGCTGCGTAAGAATTTGCCTTATGCAGAGAAGCAGGGAATCAAATTGCTGGTCGAAAATGTGTGGAATAATTTTCTGTTAAGCCCGCTCGAGATGGCGCGGTTTATTGATGAACTCGAGAGCCCGGCGGCGGGCGTTTATTTTGATGTCGGAAATGTGGTCCGTTTTGGCTGGCCTGATCAGTGGATTCGTATTTTGGGGCCGCGGATTGTGAAACTCGATATTAAAGAATACAGTCGCAAAAAACAGAAGGACGAAGGCCTCTGGAAAGGCTTTCAGGTCGAAATTACAGAAGGTGACTGTAACTGGCCGGAAGTGCGTAAAGCGTTACAGGACATCGGCTATACGCAAGGCTGGGCGACTGCGGAAGTCAAAGGGGGTGACCGCCAAAGATTACAGGATATTTCGGAACGCATGGATCGTGCTCTTGATCTTGCCTGA
- a CDS encoding sugar phosphate isomerase/epimerase family protein, which translates to MSSFRYSLNASTIRTTPLLDKIRIAAEAGYEGIELWFDEIEAFQAEGGTLEAVSTAIQKSGLAIPTMIMLRDWWSASPEVYPAVFNTCLERIKLAAQLGAEYVIACPHREKPDYDLGAQRYRELLEAGIEAGAKPAVEFLGFVEAVTKIEDALQIVEKSGHPEATLVLDPFHVFRGGGTMETIAQLKPEQIAISHFNDAVDTIPREEQMDPDRVMPGDGHLDLTRYCQLLKQIGYQSWLSLELFSEDLWKQEPLDVAKQGLERMQTIAENA; encoded by the coding sequence ATGAGCTCGTTTCGTTATAGCTTGAATGCCAGTACAATTCGTACAACTCCTCTGCTTGACAAAATCCGGATCGCAGCCGAAGCCGGCTATGAGGGAATTGAACTCTGGTTTGATGAAATCGAGGCATTCCAGGCTGAAGGCGGCACATTAGAAGCCGTTTCCACAGCCATTCAGAAATCCGGTCTGGCGATTCCCACCATGATTATGCTCCGAGACTGGTGGTCTGCATCACCCGAAGTGTACCCGGCGGTTTTCAACACCTGCCTGGAGCGGATCAAGCTGGCTGCGCAACTGGGTGCGGAATATGTAATTGCCTGCCCGCACCGTGAAAAGCCGGATTATGATCTTGGGGCACAGCGCTATCGAGAACTGCTGGAAGCCGGCATTGAAGCGGGTGCAAAACCGGCAGTGGAATTTCTGGGATTCGTCGAAGCGGTCACCAAAATTGAAGACGCGCTGCAAATCGTTGAGAAATCGGGGCACCCGGAAGCCACGCTGGTACTTGATCCCTTTCATGTCTTTCGCGGCGGCGGAACTATGGAAACAATCGCGCAGCTCAAACCCGAACAGATCGCTATCTCCCACTTCAACGACGCCGTCGATACCATCCCTCGCGAAGAGCAAATGGATCCCGATCGCGTGATGCCCGGAGACGGCCATCTCGATCTGACGCGCTATTGCCAACTCTTAAAACAGATCGGCTACCAAAGCTGGCTCTCGCTCGAATTATTCAGTGAAGACCTCTGGAAACAGGAGCCGCTTGATGTCGCCAAACAGGGACTGGAACGCATGCAGACCATTGCGGAAAATGCGTGA
- a CDS encoding pectate lyase, producing MSVSFARLRISSLILLSSLCVWLSTEQCVSAEITLDDAKQAMKKATHFFTSDVATDGGYLWHYSEDLSLREGEGPATDSMVWVQPPGTPTVGEAFLTAYQKTGEPYLLAAAKGAASALINGQLKSGGWSYTIDFKKRETAQYRIDGGGSKARNTTTFDDNTSQSALRFLILLDQELKFQDQAIHGAVTYALDSFLKAQFPNGGWPQRYSSFPDPKEFPVLKANYPESWSRTFPKKKYQNYYTFNDNAIADLVELMFLANHVYNDPRYREAALNAGDFIILAQMPEPQPAWAQQYNQKMQPAWARKFEPPAVTGGESQGIIKTLMQIYIYSGEKKYLEPIPSALVYLKKSELPDGKLARFYELKTNRPLYFTKQYQLTYKSDDMPTHYGFIVKSNVDSLASRYRSLLKASPKRLASMRFPTRRVRLTPSLTAKAKSAIDSLNARGAWIKQGEIRTAKRENIPVIDTRVFVQNLTNLADYIAAKKQD from the coding sequence ATGTCTGTCTCTTTCGCTCGTTTGAGAATCAGTAGCTTGATTTTACTATCTTCACTGTGCGTGTGGTTGAGTACTGAACAATGTGTTTCAGCAGAAATTACACTTGACGATGCGAAACAGGCGATGAAAAAAGCCACGCATTTTTTCACCAGCGATGTTGCCACTGATGGTGGTTATCTTTGGCATTACAGTGAAGATTTATCTCTTCGTGAAGGGGAAGGACCTGCCACCGATTCGATGGTCTGGGTTCAGCCACCGGGTACGCCGACAGTGGGCGAAGCATTTTTGACCGCGTATCAGAAAACAGGTGAACCTTATCTGCTGGCCGCCGCCAAAGGGGCCGCCAGCGCCCTGATCAATGGTCAGTTGAAATCAGGAGGCTGGTCTTACACGATTGATTTCAAGAAGCGAGAGACTGCCCAGTATCGGATTGACGGGGGTGGCAGCAAGGCAAGAAATACAACCACATTTGATGATAATACCTCACAGTCTGCATTACGATTTTTAATTTTGCTGGATCAGGAACTGAAATTTCAGGATCAGGCAATTCACGGTGCCGTCACGTATGCGTTGGATTCCTTTCTGAAGGCACAGTTTCCGAATGGAGGGTGGCCTCAACGCTATTCCAGTTTTCCTGATCCCAAAGAATTTCCTGTGTTGAAAGCGAACTATCCTGAGAGTTGGTCGCGCACGTTTCCAAAAAAGAAGTATCAGAATTATTACACGTTCAACGATAACGCGATTGCGGATCTGGTCGAACTGATGTTTCTGGCAAATCATGTTTACAATGATCCCCGTTATCGCGAGGCGGCTTTGAACGCGGGCGACTTTATCATCCTCGCGCAAATGCCCGAGCCACAACCCGCCTGGGCACAGCAGTACAATCAAAAGATGCAGCCCGCCTGGGCGCGCAAATTTGAGCCCCCCGCGGTTACCGGAGGTGAGTCGCAGGGAATTATTAAGACGTTGATGCAGATTTATATTTATTCGGGCGAGAAAAAATATCTGGAACCGATTCCGTCTGCACTGGTCTATCTGAAAAAGTCGGAACTACCGGATGGAAAACTGGCGCGGTTTTATGAATTGAAAACGAATCGCCCGTTGTACTTTACCAAACAGTATCAGTTGACCTATAAATCGGATGATATGCCGACGCACTATGGCTTCATTGTCAAATCCAACGTAGATTCGCTCGCAAGCCGCTATCGGAGTTTGTTGAAGGCCTCTCCCAAGCGACTGGCGTCGATGCGGTTTCCTACTCGCCGGGTACGTCTGACTCCTTCGCTAACGGCGAAAGCGAAATCGGCCATTGATTCGCTGAATGCACGTGGTGCCTGGATCAAACAGGGGGAAATTCGCACTGCAAAACGGGAGAATATTCCGGTGATTGATACACGCGTTTTTGTGCAGAATCTGACCAATCTGGCTGATTATATCGCTGCAAAGAAACAAGACTGA
- a CDS encoding GntP family permease → MLEDYPFLILGIGIAIVIGMIIFLKINAFLALITAAMAVSLLGPESADGINRIKRVAIAFGDSVSGIGIVIALAAIIGKCMMDSGAADRIVRTFLNALGEKNASLALMGSGFVLAVPVFFDTVFYLLIPLARSLYRSTKRNYLMYIMAIAAGGAITHTLVPPTPGPLSMADNLGVDLGKMIFVGVLVALPAAFAGILYAMFANRMMNIPMRDIAEHKDPDPLEEHELPSLAVSLSPIVLPVLMITANTLVNSMIASGTGPQSLLEKISPFTSVIGDANFALLVATAIALVILFRQRKLTLLKLGASVENALMSGGVIILITAGGGAFGKMLTVAQIGPAIQAKFGGAEGDATGLSFLFLGFGIAALLKIAQGSSTVAMITTSAMLATMNVNTEMLGFDPVYLATAIGAGSLIGSWMNDSGFWIFCKMSGLTEEEALKSWTPLLIVLGFTSLGTTVLLSIVWPMT, encoded by the coding sequence ATGTTGGAAGACTATCCTTTTTTGATTTTGGGTATCGGCATCGCCATCGTAATTGGCATGATTATCTTTCTGAAGATCAATGCGTTCCTGGCGTTGATCACGGCAGCGATGGCAGTCAGCCTACTGGGTCCCGAATCAGCAGATGGGATTAATCGCATCAAACGCGTTGCCATTGCCTTCGGTGATTCCGTGTCCGGTATTGGAATTGTGATCGCGCTCGCGGCGATTATCGGAAAATGTATGATGGATAGTGGAGCCGCCGACCGGATTGTCAGAACGTTCTTGAATGCGCTCGGCGAAAAGAATGCGTCGCTGGCGCTAATGGGCAGCGGCTTCGTTCTGGCCGTTCCCGTCTTCTTCGATACAGTCTTCTACCTGTTAATCCCACTGGCTCGTTCGCTGTATCGCAGCACCAAGCGCAACTATCTGATGTATATCATGGCGATCGCTGCGGGAGGTGCAATCACACATACCCTGGTCCCCCCGACACCCGGCCCGCTCTCCATGGCTGATAACCTTGGGGTTGATCTGGGGAAAATGATTTTTGTCGGTGTACTGGTTGCACTACCGGCTGCATTTGCAGGTATCCTCTATGCAATGTTTGCCAATCGCATGATGAATATTCCGATGCGCGACATCGCCGAACATAAAGACCCCGATCCTTTGGAAGAACATGAACTGCCTTCACTCGCAGTCTCCCTCAGTCCGATTGTCTTACCCGTGTTGATGATCACGGCCAACACGCTCGTGAATTCCATGATCGCCAGTGGCACCGGCCCGCAAAGTCTGCTGGAAAAAATCAGTCCGTTCACATCCGTCATTGGCGACGCGAACTTTGCCCTCTTAGTGGCTACGGCGATTGCCCTTGTGATTCTCTTCCGTCAGCGAAAATTAACTCTGCTCAAATTAGGAGCCAGCGTGGAAAACGCCTTGATGAGTGGTGGTGTGATTATTCTGATCACCGCTGGCGGCGGCGCGTTCGGAAAAATGCTGACGGTCGCACAAATCGGCCCTGCCATTCAGGCCAAGTTTGGCGGTGCGGAAGGAGACGCCACCGGACTCAGTTTCCTGTTTCTCGGATTCGGAATTGCTGCCCTGCTGAAAATCGCACAGGGTTCCAGTACGGTCGCGATGATTACGACCTCCGCCATGCTGGCCACAATGAACGTGAACACTGAAATGCTCGGATTTGATCCGGTCTACCTCGCGACCGCTATTGGAGCGGGTTCTTTAATCGGTTCCTGGATGAACGACAGCGGCTTCTGGATTTTCTGTAAGATGAGCGGCCTCACCGAAGAAGAGGCGCTCAAATCGTGGACGCCGCTACTGATTGTGTTAGGTTTTACCAGTCTGGGAACCACCGTCCTGCTCTCCATTGTCTGGCCGATGACGTAA
- a CDS encoding DUF6807 domain-containing protein gives MSQLFPACQIIPQPDFQFSFRAKGKERLRWHHDPKYSRPFFYPLTGPAGIPLTRIGHPGAPNHDHHRSVWFAHHQVLGINFWAENTGAQIIQKRWLAIDEREDEAILAVELEWFDGHDPQPLLRQESISAIRTNEKDELFLELQSTFYPTAESLEFQKTNFGFLAVRVAKSISSFFGAGTITNSNQQVGEKNIFGKPAEWMDYSGPVTPDVNEGITYFFHPSNPVAGPEKTVSWHVREDGWMGASPCMHGPLETTRKAPLTFRFLLQAHAGEINHAQANKIFKEFAQSQPYQLKKPQQRHTSATVTRAT, from the coding sequence ATGAGTCAACTGTTTCCTGCCTGTCAAATCATTCCCCAGCCCGATTTTCAATTTTCCTTTCGCGCAAAAGGCAAAGAACGTCTCCGCTGGCACCATGATCCCAAATACTCGCGGCCTTTCTTTTATCCATTGACTGGTCCCGCCGGGATTCCCTTAACACGCATTGGACATCCAGGCGCTCCCAATCACGACCATCATCGCTCTGTCTGGTTTGCCCATCATCAAGTGTTGGGTATCAATTTCTGGGCAGAGAATACCGGCGCTCAAATCATTCAGAAACGCTGGCTCGCGATCGATGAACGGGAAGACGAAGCCATTCTGGCTGTGGAACTGGAATGGTTTGACGGCCATGATCCCCAGCCGTTACTGCGTCAGGAATCGATTTCCGCGATTAGAACCAACGAGAAAGACGAACTGTTCCTGGAACTGCAATCCACCTTTTACCCGACCGCAGAATCGCTCGAGTTTCAGAAAACCAATTTTGGATTTCTGGCAGTCCGAGTGGCCAAATCCATTTCCAGTTTCTTTGGAGCGGGAACCATTACTAACAGCAACCAACAGGTTGGCGAGAAAAACATTTTTGGGAAGCCGGCTGAGTGGATGGATTATTCGGGTCCCGTTACACCTGATGTAAATGAAGGCATCACCTACTTTTTCCATCCGTCCAATCCAGTAGCTGGGCCAGAGAAAACTGTCTCGTGGCACGTACGCGAAGATGGTTGGATGGGAGCATCACCCTGTATGCATGGCCCGCTTGAGACAACCCGCAAGGCCCCGCTCACTTTTCGCTTCCTGTTGCAAGCTCACGCGGGGGAAATCAATCATGCCCAGGCGAACAAAATCTTCAAAGAATTTGCCCAGAGTCAGCCTTATCAACTTAAGAAACCGCAACAGCGTCATACCAGTGCGACAGTAACCAGAGCCACGTAA
- a CDS encoding BBP7 family outer membrane beta-barrel protein produces MSRTSWKVMMITPFRLSALLVLLSSTVLPVGQKQSAAADDGTTEYVMHGDADMVDGEIVDDTGLFSGVNTYSRSLVRQLPVDRGWTYDSPIDKSIKNMFRSSKLRIDYLHWSMEGPEDVLLSAPILGVGDPTEPEPVFDRSTGIGRGNGVALEYNDNSMDTNGMRGVLEFALPEGSLEWNVWGLFKNESHRPTDSIFATQSNAIPGDDLVVITNFNINGELASNTNVYDTSYTVDLNTEMVGTGVNYVLDPYLPGEGLRMRPLFGFRVISLREAMNQIGVDSGGGIGTPRTTTIYSKVENRVFGPSIGARAEFTHRRFSIGAEPKFTFGFNRNTNQVATDQLFEATDPRIVSVQKNNEFSPTFQLSLYAKVNVNEHLRCFVGYDYLFIGQISRAFNIIDYNEDRGATNPATGTKVRQENSDFSTDGLTAGIELVW; encoded by the coding sequence ATGAGTCGCACATCCTGGAAAGTAATGATGATTACTCCATTCAGACTAAGTGCACTACTGGTGTTGCTGAGTTCGACCGTATTGCCGGTAGGGCAGAAACAATCAGCAGCAGCCGATGATGGCACGACGGAATATGTCATGCACGGTGATGCAGATATGGTGGACGGAGAAATTGTGGATGACACAGGACTCTTTTCTGGTGTCAACACATATTCAAGATCGCTCGTCCGTCAGTTGCCCGTGGATCGCGGGTGGACTTACGATTCACCGATTGATAAATCGATCAAGAATATGTTTCGTAGTTCCAAATTACGAATTGATTATCTTCACTGGTCTATGGAAGGCCCTGAAGATGTTCTGTTGAGTGCACCGATTCTAGGCGTCGGAGATCCTACAGAACCGGAGCCTGTGTTCGACCGCTCGACCGGTATCGGAAGAGGGAATGGTGTGGCACTGGAGTATAATGATAACTCGATGGATACGAATGGGATGCGAGGCGTGCTTGAGTTTGCATTGCCGGAAGGTAGTCTGGAATGGAACGTCTGGGGTCTGTTCAAGAATGAATCTCATCGACCTACGGATTCAATCTTTGCAACACAATCGAATGCAATCCCGGGAGACGATCTGGTAGTCATAACAAACTTCAATATAAATGGCGAACTCGCATCGAATACGAATGTGTATGACACCAGTTATACCGTGGACTTAAACACGGAAATGGTGGGTACGGGAGTAAACTATGTTTTAGACCCTTACCTGCCTGGTGAAGGACTTCGCATGCGACCTTTATTTGGTTTTCGAGTGATCAGCTTGCGAGAAGCGATGAATCAGATCGGAGTTGATTCTGGTGGTGGAATTGGGACGCCTCGTACCACAACCATCTACTCTAAAGTCGAGAACCGGGTGTTTGGTCCCAGTATTGGAGCTCGTGCCGAATTCACACACAGGCGATTCTCAATTGGAGCGGAACCCAAATTCACATTTGGTTTTAACCGAAATACGAATCAGGTGGCAACAGATCAATTGTTCGAAGCGACTGATCCACGCATTGTTTCTGTGCAGAAAAATAATGAGTTTTCACCAACATTCCAGCTTTCTCTTTACGCGAAGGTGAATGTGAACGAGCACTTGCGTTGTTTTGTCGGTTATGACTACCTGTTTATTGGACAGATTTCACGTGCCTTCAATATTATTGACTACAATGAAGATCGCGGGGCAACAAACCCGGCGACAGGCACAAAAGTCCGGCAGGAAAATTCTGACTTTTCCACCGATGGGTTGACTGCTGGTATAGAATTGGTCTGGTAA